The Methanocella arvoryzae MRE50 genome includes a region encoding these proteins:
- a CDS encoding KGG domain-containing protein — MVKKEEEKKGGMSVREAGHKGGEKTAETHGREFYQEIGEKGGERTAETHGKEFYQEIGHKGGEKVAEEKGPEFYSKIGHKGGQKVKDLIEKGEEAEEKK; from the coding sequence ATGGTGAAGAAGGAAGAAGAGAAGAAGGGCGGCATGTCCGTCCGCGAAGCAGGACACAAGGGCGGCGAGAAGACAGCAGAAACCCACGGCAGAGAATTCTACCAGGAGATAGGCGAAAAAGGCGGAGAGAGGACGGCAGAAACTCATGGCAAAGAGTTCTACCAGGAGATAGGCCACAAGGGCGGCGAGAAAGTAGCCGAAGAGAAAGGCCCCGAGTTCTACTCGAAGATCGGCCACAAAGGCGGCCAGAAGGTCAAAGACCTCATAGAGAAGGGAGAAGAGGCCGAAGAGAAAAAGTGA
- the cca gene encoding CCA tRNA nucleotidyltransferase, translating to MITDSILKEAAGRVKPSAAEADNLKNTAREIIGRIDSEAARLGFNVHAIHVGSTARDTWLRGKRDIDIFLMFPPETPREQLKLEGLQLARSVSDDYEEKYAEHPYISAIYKGFDVDLVPCFNVPDASKIQSAVDRSPFHNQYVLTHINGLNDEARLLKQFMHGVGVYGSELRTQGFSGYLAELLIIRYGSFLDTVKAGANFYRGLVIDVEDHMDPGVKHPEPLIVIDPVDPKRNVAAALSEQKLYEFVDACRRFQKAPSLDMFFPPPVEPVDEPELLEIIDDRGTLLLTITFRAPDIVEDTLYPQLRKAEESVVRMLELHEFKVYRSGVWSNGKRCAIVLEMLVWSLPNIERHLGPPLEQREHADRFRDKYPDAYVFGYRYAVDIPRKYPRADELIRARLTSCALGKQVSESIRQDFIVLSGTSVLSVGEGIGEFLRELLHRK from the coding sequence TTGATCACGGACAGCATCCTCAAAGAGGCGGCGGGGAGAGTCAAGCCCAGCGCCGCCGAAGCAGATAACCTGAAAAATACGGCCCGGGAGATAATCGGCCGGATCGACAGCGAGGCCGCCCGCCTAGGGTTCAACGTCCACGCTATCCACGTGGGCTCCACCGCCCGGGACACGTGGCTCAGGGGCAAGCGGGACATCGACATCTTCCTCATGTTCCCCCCGGAGACGCCCCGGGAGCAGCTGAAGCTGGAAGGGCTGCAGCTGGCCAGGAGCGTGTCCGACGACTACGAGGAGAAGTACGCGGAGCACCCGTACATCAGCGCGATCTACAAGGGCTTTGACGTCGACCTGGTGCCCTGCTTCAACGTGCCGGACGCCTCGAAGATCCAGTCGGCCGTCGACCGGAGCCCGTTCCACAACCAGTACGTGCTCACACACATCAACGGCCTGAACGACGAAGCCCGCCTGCTCAAGCAGTTCATGCACGGCGTCGGCGTCTATGGCTCGGAGCTGCGGACCCAGGGGTTCTCCGGCTACCTGGCGGAACTGCTCATCATCAGGTACGGCTCATTCCTCGATACGGTTAAGGCGGGCGCGAACTTTTACCGGGGCCTGGTCATCGACGTGGAGGACCACATGGACCCGGGAGTGAAGCACCCGGAGCCTCTCATCGTCATAGACCCGGTGGACCCGAAGCGGAACGTGGCCGCGGCGCTCTCGGAGCAGAAGCTCTACGAGTTCGTGGACGCATGCCGGCGCTTCCAGAAGGCCCCGAGCCTCGACATGTTCTTTCCGCCCCCCGTCGAGCCGGTGGACGAGCCGGAACTGCTGGAGATCATCGACGACAGGGGCACGCTGCTGCTGACCATCACCTTCCGGGCGCCGGACATCGTAGAGGATACTTTGTACCCGCAGCTCAGGAAGGCGGAAGAGTCGGTCGTGCGCATGCTGGAGCTGCACGAGTTCAAGGTATACCGGAGCGGCGTCTGGTCGAACGGGAAGAGGTGCGCCATCGTGCTGGAAATGCTCGTCTGGTCTCTCCCCAACATCGAGCGCCACCTCGGCCCCCCGCTCGAGCAGCGGGAACACGCCGACCGGTTCCGGGATAAGTACCCTGATGCATACGTATTCGGCTATCGCTATGCCGTCGACATCCCGAGAAAATACCCCCGGGCCGACGAGCTCATCCGGGCGAGGCTCACCTCCTGCGCGTTGGGCAAGCAGGTCTCCGAATCGATCCGCCAGGACTTCATCGTGCTCTCCGGCACCTCCGTGCTGAGCGTCGGCGAAGGCATCGGCGAATTCCTGCGAGAGCTGCTGCACAGGAAATAG
- a CDS encoding radical SAM/SPASM domain-containing protein, which translates to MFREVMNSMAAKEPETGFIYEVTAACNNRCLYCYNVWKCHGRTAPGDLPAPEWAKITGKLQRESSVRLITVSGGEPLLREDLPEILGDIKTRGIDINLITNGTLLSEDAVARTIDSVSMYELPLLSDTASRHDYLAQSKAFDRVMDGMASITDAGGRFAAVFVATKVNAEDLEGACLMAIALGARTLMYNPFNPGGEGLRHLEELRLPASTLKAHLDRLEELSQQYGIPVHCGVPVLPCVLDTREYRRITFGTCPAGGRGAYYTIDPQGMMRMCNHSPRVLGDFRREPFRKIKVSAAAESFRRCVPEKCRGCEDFRACRGGCRAILEQIYGRADVDEPASGVIRA; encoded by the coding sequence ATGTTTCGGGAGGTCATGAACTCCATGGCGGCGAAGGAGCCGGAAACCGGGTTCATCTACGAGGTCACCGCAGCCTGTAATAACCGTTGCCTGTACTGCTATAACGTGTGGAAGTGCCACGGCCGTACTGCGCCGGGAGATCTGCCCGCCCCGGAGTGGGCGAAGATCACCGGCAAGCTGCAGCGGGAGTCTTCTGTCAGGCTGATCACGGTCAGCGGCGGAGAGCCCCTCCTTAGAGAAGACCTGCCGGAAATACTCGGGGACATCAAGACCAGAGGCATAGACATCAACCTGATCACCAACGGCACCCTGCTCTCAGAGGACGCCGTCGCCAGGACCATCGATAGCGTTTCGATGTACGAGCTGCCCCTGCTCAGTGACACAGCATCCCGGCACGACTACCTTGCGCAGTCTAAGGCGTTCGACAGGGTCATGGACGGCATGGCCAGCATCACTGATGCGGGCGGCAGGTTTGCGGCGGTCTTCGTCGCCACGAAAGTGAACGCGGAGGACCTCGAAGGCGCCTGCCTCATGGCCATCGCTCTCGGCGCCCGCACTCTGATGTACAATCCCTTCAATCCCGGGGGCGAAGGGCTGAGGCACCTGGAAGAGCTCCGGCTGCCGGCCAGCACCCTGAAAGCCCACCTTGACAGGCTGGAAGAGCTGTCCCAGCAGTACGGCATTCCGGTCCACTGCGGAGTGCCCGTCCTGCCCTGCGTCCTGGACACCCGGGAATACAGGCGGATCACCTTCGGCACCTGCCCCGCGGGCGGGCGTGGGGCGTACTATACGATAGACCCGCAGGGCATGATGCGGATGTGCAACCATTCGCCCCGGGTGCTCGGGGACTTCAGGAGGGAGCCGTTCAGGAAGATCAAGGTTTCCGCAGCGGCGGAGAGCTTCAGGCGCTGCGTCCCGGAGAAATGCCGGGGCTGCGAGGATTTCCGGGCCTGCAGAGGGGGCTGCCGGGCCATACTGGAGCAGATCTACGGCAGGGCCGACGTGGACGAGCCCGCCTCCGGGGTAATCCGGGCTTAA
- the thpR gene encoding RNA 2',3'-cyclic phosphodiesterase, whose translation MIMIRTFIAVNLDPAIKEKIAEAVGDFNMKGLKTVEPELVHITLKFLGNVEEDRIDAIADALKEGVTVEPFTATFRSIGGFPGTKNPRVIWIGAEGPFEALNKQVEDALAGIGFEREGRFNAHVTIGRIKFSTPEQKQRLPLLFEKYRDFYAGTQPVDRIHVMKSTLSPKGPKYEAIREILL comes from the coding sequence ATGATCATGATTCGCACGTTCATAGCGGTCAACCTGGACCCGGCTATCAAGGAGAAGATTGCCGAGGCCGTGGGGGACTTCAACATGAAGGGCTTGAAGACGGTGGAGCCGGAGCTGGTCCACATCACCCTGAAGTTCCTGGGCAACGTAGAGGAGGACCGGATCGACGCTATCGCCGACGCCCTGAAAGAGGGCGTCACAGTAGAGCCGTTTACGGCGACTTTCCGCTCCATAGGGGGCTTCCCGGGGACGAAGAACCCTCGCGTCATCTGGATCGGCGCCGAGGGGCCGTTCGAGGCATTGAATAAACAGGTGGAGGACGCTCTGGCCGGTATCGGCTTCGAGAGGGAGGGCAGGTTCAACGCCCACGTCACAATCGGCCGGATCAAATTTTCGACCCCGGAGCAGAAGCAGCGGCTGCCGCTGCTGTTCGAGAAGTACAGGGACTTCTACGCCGGCACCCAGCCGGTGGACAGGATCCACGTGATGAAGAGCACTTTAAGCCCGAAGGGGCCGAAGTATGAGGCTATCCGGGAGATCCTGCTTTGA
- a CDS encoding DMT family transporter: MIGLVLVNVFWGASSIAAKEALIQLTPVEIVTVRFAVAFIAVLALALLFNRDALNVRPADLPVLIFMSVAGVSLQFVLQVMALVYTTVTNFSLLFNLSAIFIMIFGVLLLKERPSGKQALGALIGFGGVFLIVTGGSGGLSLAHLSGDLLGLASAALFGLYAIASKTVADRYGPLTILIYTFLFGILGLLPVYYFATPMTPLAALTPLSWASIGFLAVCCSVIAFLIFNHGLSRLPSADVGITIYVSPLAGVALAVLLLGETLTTFTIAGAALVMAGLYVTQAREGGHSGEEEAKEKADRPATADG; encoded by the coding sequence ATGATCGGCTTAGTCCTCGTCAACGTGTTCTGGGGCGCCTCGTCCATAGCGGCTAAAGAGGCCCTGATCCAGCTCACCCCGGTGGAGATAGTCACAGTGCGGTTCGCCGTCGCGTTCATCGCCGTACTGGCCCTCGCGCTCCTCTTCAACCGGGACGCGCTGAATGTCCGCCCCGCCGACCTCCCCGTGCTGATCTTCATGTCCGTCGCGGGCGTCTCCCTGCAGTTCGTCCTGCAGGTCATGGCCCTGGTGTACACGACGGTGACCAACTTCTCCCTCCTCTTCAACCTCTCCGCGATCTTCATCATGATCTTCGGCGTGCTGCTCCTGAAAGAGCGCCCGTCCGGAAAACAGGCGCTCGGAGCGCTCATAGGCTTCGGAGGGGTCTTCCTCATCGTCACCGGCGGCTCGGGAGGCTTATCCCTCGCGCACCTGTCAGGAGACCTGCTGGGGCTGGCCAGCGCCGCGCTCTTCGGCCTGTACGCCATCGCCTCCAAGACAGTGGCGGACAGGTACGGCCCGCTGACCATCCTGATCTACACCTTCCTCTTCGGCATCCTGGGACTGCTGCCGGTATACTACTTCGCCACCCCCATGACCCCGCTCGCCGCCCTCACCCCTCTCTCCTGGGCATCCATCGGCTTTTTAGCCGTATGCTGCTCAGTCATAGCATTCCTGATCTTCAACCACGGCCTGAGCAGGCTTCCCTCGGCAGACGTGGGCATCACCATCTACGTCTCCCCGCTGGCAGGAGTGGCGCTGGCAGTGCTCCTGCTGGGAGAGACGCTGACCACCTTCACGATCGCCGGCGCTGCGCTCGTCATGGCAGGCCTCTACGTCACCCAGGCCAGAGAAGGCGGCCACAGCGGAGAAGAAGAGGCTAAGGAAAAGGCCGACCGGCCTGCGACAGCAGACGGATAG
- a CDS encoding PAS domain-containing protein, producing MDGRSEGSGDKKNGYQPDEDMFRFMIENSGDILWTIDLTGRWQFMTSNVEKAIHIKASEIIGKMVWDFVAPEYVGILKDMLKRRLAGEDMQAYEVVVLDRDGKRVPFEVKTSPIVDKNGKIIGIQGVSRDISQRKNAEAALRESEKKFRDLVESIHDWVWEANRKVEFTYSSPRVLDLLGYAPREIIGRPMWDFMEPAEARRISAILQNLIRLHKQYDIAEKTMLSKKGDPVAMEMTLTLTYDEKGDIKGFKGICRDIRDRKRAEEALRRAYGELEKRVQERTRDLAQARGTLQGILDTAPIGIVVANAPDGNISFSSPGAEKIFAGEASGNIYNPMIEQHRLLRTDGSPFTHNDLPFMISLEQGKRIIDAEMQYIKQDGRTMSLLVSSAPILDEKGKILAAVATIVDITRLKSTERELREAKAQAELYLDLMSHDINNMNTMAMGYIDMAKSRVEADRETVALLEKSGEMLASSTQLIDNVRKIQQAEQRGLEPQIVDLCEVIDRAKKRYSTGNITITATYPEGRACMVTANQLIEDVFTNLIDNSIKHATPGKPVHINIVVAETKRAGSRYYRVTVEDDGPGIPDDVKDRLFIRFQRGKTKVTGRGLGLYLVKTLVEDFGGCVRVEDRVKGNYHEGTRFIVLLPVSAREPEKGTGACAG from the coding sequence ATGGACGGCCGTTCGGAAGGGTCTGGCGATAAGAAAAACGGATACCAGCCAGACGAGGATATGTTCCGCTTCATGATCGAGAACTCGGGGGACATCCTCTGGACCATAGACCTGACCGGCCGGTGGCAGTTCATGACCAGCAACGTCGAGAAGGCCATCCACATCAAAGCCAGCGAGATCATCGGAAAGATGGTATGGGACTTCGTCGCGCCGGAGTACGTGGGCATCCTGAAAGATATGCTGAAGCGGCGGCTGGCCGGAGAGGACATGCAGGCATACGAGGTGGTGGTTTTAGACCGGGACGGGAAGCGTGTCCCATTCGAAGTAAAGACTTCTCCCATCGTGGACAAGAACGGGAAAATCATCGGGATCCAGGGGGTATCCCGGGACATCAGCCAGCGGAAAAATGCGGAGGCTGCGCTGCGGGAGAGCGAAAAAAAGTTCCGCGACCTGGTGGAGAGCATCCACGACTGGGTATGGGAGGCGAACAGGAAAGTAGAATTCACTTATTCTAGCCCTCGAGTACTGGATTTACTGGGGTATGCCCCCCGGGAGATCATCGGCAGGCCCATGTGGGATTTCATGGAGCCTGCGGAAGCCAGGAGGATATCCGCCATACTTCAGAACCTGATCAGGCTGCACAAGCAGTACGACATAGCGGAGAAGACGATGCTTAGCAAGAAGGGCGACCCCGTTGCCATGGAAATGACGCTGACACTGACGTACGACGAAAAAGGGGACATCAAAGGCTTCAAGGGCATATGCAGGGATATCCGGGACCGCAAGCGGGCGGAAGAAGCGTTGAGGCGGGCGTACGGCGAGCTGGAAAAGCGGGTGCAGGAGCGCACCCGGGACCTGGCTCAGGCGAGAGGCACTCTCCAGGGGATCCTGGATACGGCCCCGATAGGCATCGTCGTCGCTAACGCCCCGGATGGCAACATCTCCTTCAGCTCGCCCGGGGCGGAAAAAATCTTCGCCGGAGAAGCCTCCGGCAACATCTATAACCCCATGATCGAACAGCACCGGCTGCTGCGGACAGACGGCTCCCCGTTCACCCACAACGACCTGCCCTTCATGATCTCGCTTGAGCAGGGAAAACGCATCATCGACGCAGAGATGCAGTACATTAAGCAGGATGGCCGGACGATGAGCCTGCTGGTAAGCAGCGCCCCGATCCTCGACGAGAAAGGCAAGATACTCGCTGCAGTCGCCACCATCGTCGACATCACCAGGCTGAAGTCGACGGAAAGAGAGCTGCGGGAAGCGAAGGCCCAGGCAGAACTGTACCTCGACCTGATGAGCCACGACATTAACAATATGAACACCATGGCCATGGGCTACATCGACATGGCAAAGAGCAGGGTGGAAGCAGACAGAGAAACCGTGGCGCTGCTGGAAAAGTCGGGGGAGATGCTGGCGAGCAGCACCCAGCTCATCGACAACGTCAGGAAAATCCAGCAGGCCGAACAAAGGGGCCTGGAACCGCAGATCGTCGACCTCTGCGAGGTCATCGACCGCGCGAAAAAGAGGTACTCCACCGGAAACATCACCATCACCGCCACCTACCCCGAAGGCCGGGCATGCATGGTGACCGCAAACCAGCTGATAGAGGACGTCTTCACGAACCTGATAGACAACTCCATCAAGCATGCGACGCCCGGAAAGCCCGTGCACATCAACATCGTGGTGGCCGAAACAAAGCGGGCTGGCAGCAGATATTACAGAGTGACGGTCGAAGACGACGGCCCGGGAATCCCAGACGACGTGAAAGACAGGCTCTTCATAAGGTTCCAGCGGGGGAAAACGAAGGTGACAGGCAGAGGGCTCGGGCTCTACCTGGTCAAAACCCTAGTCGAGGACTTCGGCGGGTGCGTCAGAGTAGAGGACAGGGTCAAAGGCAACTACCACGAAGGCACCCGGTTCATCGTGCTCCTGCCAGTCTCCGCCAGAGAACCGGAGAAAGGGACGGGAGCCTGCGCGGGATAA
- a CDS encoding methyltransferase domain-containing protein, which translates to MDPKSRAENPNEQIYMATTVPGIEDVAAGEMQSKLGGLKVLTRKRGKIFFRFDRSYEELFSLRCVDNLYYYLGSFEIGPHKADLAEIPRKLAKLGLRPRLERLYGDLSARSVIVSGSRTGKHTYSRYQAADALLDALVRVLGFRRGSVEAHDLHFRIDVEGGSAFLHVKLTPATFRYRGQEKQFLSAALKASVAHAMVLISMPRPDDIFLDPFCGSGTILAERASCEAKAIIGSDISPERLEIARQNLPGSIRIDHRDARHTGLPSGSVNKIVSNLPWGKQIEVGDVDQLYVEFLAEAKRLLAPGGLMVLLTDQEEAITRAAESCGLHIEKRCTLSLHGLHPSIYLIKKS; encoded by the coding sequence ATGGACCCGAAAAGCCGCGCTGAGAATCCTAACGAGCAGATCTACATGGCCACCACGGTGCCGGGGATAGAGGACGTTGCAGCCGGGGAGATGCAGTCGAAGCTCGGCGGGCTGAAGGTGCTGACCAGGAAACGTGGAAAGATCTTTTTCCGGTTCGACCGCAGCTACGAGGAGTTGTTCTCCCTCCGGTGCGTGGACAACCTCTACTACTACCTGGGCTCGTTCGAGATCGGCCCCCATAAGGCCGACCTGGCCGAGATCCCCCGGAAGCTCGCGAAGCTGGGCCTGCGGCCACGTCTGGAGCGGCTGTACGGAGACCTGAGCGCCAGATCCGTCATCGTCAGCGGCAGCCGCACGGGAAAGCATACCTATAGCAGGTACCAGGCGGCCGACGCACTGCTGGACGCCCTGGTCAGGGTGCTCGGCTTCAGGCGGGGGTCGGTGGAGGCGCACGACCTGCATTTCAGGATAGACGTGGAAGGGGGCTCGGCATTCCTCCACGTCAAGCTGACACCGGCGACCTTCCGCTACCGGGGGCAGGAGAAGCAGTTCCTCTCCGCAGCCCTGAAAGCCTCGGTCGCGCACGCGATGGTATTAATATCCATGCCCCGGCCCGACGACATCTTCCTCGATCCCTTCTGCGGCTCAGGTACCATCCTGGCAGAGCGAGCCTCCTGTGAGGCAAAGGCCATCATCGGCAGCGACATATCACCCGAACGGCTGGAGATCGCCCGCCAGAACCTGCCCGGCTCGATCCGCATAGACCACAGGGACGCCCGCCATACCGGCCTGCCGTCCGGATCTGTGAACAAGATCGTCTCCAACCTGCCCTGGGGCAAACAGATAGAGGTTGGCGACGTAGACCAGCTATACGTAGAGTTCCTGGCCGAGGCGAAGAGGCTGCTCGCCCCCGGAGGCCTGATGGTGCTGCTGACCGACCAGGAAGAAGCTATCACCAGAGCTGCAGAGAGCTGCGGCCTTCATATTGAAAAGCGGTGTACACTCAGCCTGCACGGCCTGCACCCGTCCATCTACCTTATAAAAAAGAGCTAA
- a CDS encoding histone deacetylase family protein gives MKRACVLYSDQCLLHGTESHIENARRLTAIMGGLNSSELMGHVDVVSLGRAAERQLTRVHDLDYVRHIETSGTGMLDPDTEMTAGSLDAARLAAGAALDAVEEVRKGRELAFGLVRPPGHHALPGRAMGFCIFNNAAIGAARALDHYRKVLVVDWDVHHGNGTQQIFYRTPDVLYFSVHQSPHFPYTGDAAETGEGEGEGFNVNVPLPAGSTDADFLEAFLRVLTPITDDYKPGLVIVSAGYDPAQGDPLGDMRMTPRGFQKLAYMVRTMSSALGVVAMLEGGYSALLPDCVAASIRGFLGEDAEIEPETTAGAVSHIGEAVRIQRQYWRI, from the coding sequence ATGAAGCGTGCCTGCGTCCTGTACTCCGATCAGTGCCTTCTCCACGGGACAGAAAGCCATATCGAGAACGCTCGCAGGCTCACCGCTATCATGGGGGGCCTGAACTCTTCAGAATTAATGGGTCATGTAGACGTGGTCTCTCTGGGCAGGGCTGCCGAAAGGCAGCTGACCAGAGTGCATGATTTAGACTACGTCAGGCATATCGAGACATCTGGCACCGGCATGCTGGACCCCGACACCGAGATGACCGCCGGCTCTCTGGATGCTGCCCGGCTGGCAGCTGGTGCCGCTCTGGACGCGGTGGAGGAGGTCCGCAAGGGCAGAGAGCTGGCCTTCGGCCTAGTCCGTCCCCCGGGACACCACGCTCTCCCGGGCCGGGCGATGGGCTTCTGCATCTTCAACAACGCCGCGATCGGCGCCGCCCGGGCCCTGGATCACTATCGTAAAGTGCTCGTCGTCGACTGGGACGTGCACCATGGCAACGGCACCCAGCAGATCTTTTACCGCACCCCGGACGTCCTATACTTTTCCGTGCACCAGTCCCCCCATTTCCCGTACACCGGCGATGCCGCCGAGACCGGCGAGGGTGAAGGAGAAGGCTTTAATGTGAACGTGCCCCTGCCCGCAGGATCCACCGACGCCGACTTCCTCGAGGCCTTTCTCAGGGTGCTCACGCCCATCACGGACGACTATAAGCCAGGCCTGGTGATCGTGTCCGCAGGCTACGACCCGGCACAAGGAGACCCCCTCGGAGATATGCGAATGACTCCCCGGGGCTTTCAGAAGCTGGCTTACATGGTCAGAACGATGAGCAGCGCCCTGGGAGTCGTCGCTATGCTGGAGGGCGGGTACTCGGCCCTGCTGCCCGACTGCGTGGCCGCCTCCATACGAGGGTTTTTGGGCGAGGACGCGGAGATCGAGCCAGAGACAACCGCCGGTGCAGTATCCCACATTGGCGAGGCCGTCCGGATCCAGCGACAGTACTGGCGTATATAA
- a CDS encoding metallophosphoesterase family protein codes for MRGCTLLFSDIHADIGALDAILKVTHDPGFSGRFGPVERVLNLGDVVERGYHPCEVIDRLRSLHHLTSVMGNHDEAFICGSPVSGSDDRSETASLQCRAQGTWEGFLEKGYNYWQDDEARLFAAHGGPIDPEKICPGEADCLTAWLHGRTWQRISRDGRRYFDWSGYHYPPEDAFAAVRDALDPGFAILCGHEHSEAAYEEDINGSVTDVLYGLQKSSFTVKGRRIDEKLLPLLEGRNYLVRLGLAGPEGYYSYLGWDRSYFGVYYEKDGQRYISLLSFLLGRDMVPP; via the coding sequence ATGCGGGGCTGTACGCTACTCTTCTCAGACATCCACGCTGACATAGGCGCGCTGGACGCCATCCTCAAGGTGACCCACGACCCGGGCTTTTCCGGGCGGTTCGGCCCCGTGGAGAGAGTCCTCAACCTGGGCGACGTGGTCGAACGGGGCTACCACCCGTGCGAGGTCATCGACCGGCTCAGGTCGCTGCACCATCTGACTTCCGTGATGGGCAACCACGACGAGGCGTTCATCTGCGGCAGCCCGGTATCGGGAAGTGACGACCGGAGCGAGACTGCCAGCCTGCAGTGCCGGGCGCAGGGCACCTGGGAGGGATTTTTAGAAAAGGGGTACAACTACTGGCAGGACGACGAGGCCCGGCTGTTCGCCGCCCACGGCGGGCCGATCGACCCGGAGAAGATCTGCCCCGGGGAGGCCGACTGCCTCACGGCATGGCTGCACGGCCGGACGTGGCAGAGGATATCCCGGGACGGCCGGCGGTACTTCGACTGGAGCGGCTACCACTACCCGCCCGAAGACGCTTTCGCCGCCGTGCGAGATGCCCTCGACCCCGGCTTCGCCATCCTCTGCGGCCACGAGCACTCCGAAGCCGCCTACGAGGAAGACATAAACGGCAGCGTCACCGACGTACTATACGGGCTGCAGAAGTCCTCCTTCACAGTCAAGGGAAGGCGGATCGACGAGAAGCTGCTCCCCCTCCTCGAAGGCCGGAACTACCTGGTCAGGCTGGGGCTCGCGGGCCCCGAAGGGTACTACTCATACTTAGGGTGGGACCGGTCCTATTTCGGCGTGTACTACGAGAAAGACGGCCAGAGGTACATCTCCCTGCTCAGCTTCCTGCTCGGCAGGGACATGGTACCGCCATAA
- a CDS encoding alpha/beta fold hydrolase, whose protein sequence is MYCEVGDLEIYYEEYGEGTPVVMIHGYGIDHHVMTGCMEPVFLKRKGYRRIYLDLPGMGRTRAPGHPMNSDQILDAVAGFCEKTVPGEPFLVAGESYGGYLARGLVYKIPHRLSGVLLICPVIVAEKAKRTLPGRSVFARDEALLKSIEPEARGLFERMLVLQDSRRWERFQQDILPGVRLRDEDFVRDLMKNGYPFTFDVDRLERSFDRPSLLLAGRQDASVGYKDMLQIADNYPRGSVVVLDRAGHGLEVEQQPVFECLVNEWLDRVRGHESSH, encoded by the coding sequence ATGTACTGCGAGGTCGGAGACCTTGAGATATATTACGAAGAGTATGGCGAGGGCACCCCAGTAGTGATGATCCACGGCTACGGCATCGATCACCACGTGATGACCGGGTGCATGGAGCCGGTTTTCTTAAAAAGGAAAGGGTACCGCCGCATTTACCTCGACCTGCCGGGCATGGGGCGGACCAGAGCCCCCGGCCACCCCATGAACTCCGACCAGATACTGGATGCAGTCGCGGGCTTCTGCGAGAAAACCGTGCCCGGCGAGCCGTTCCTGGTCGCGGGAGAATCCTACGGAGGCTACCTGGCACGGGGCCTGGTCTACAAGATCCCCCACCGGCTCTCCGGGGTGCTGCTGATCTGCCCGGTCATCGTCGCCGAGAAGGCGAAGAGGACGCTCCCCGGCAGGAGCGTGTTCGCCAGGGACGAGGCCCTCCTGAAAAGCATCGAGCCGGAGGCGAGAGGCCTGTTCGAGCGCATGCTGGTACTGCAGGACAGCAGGCGATGGGAGAGATTCCAGCAGGATATCCTGCCCGGCGTCAGGCTGAGAGACGAGGACTTCGTCAGAGATCTGATGAAAAACGGGTACCCGTTTACCTTCGACGTAGACAGGCTGGAAAGGTCGTTCGACAGGCCGTCGCTCCTGCTGGCCGGGCGACAGGATGCCTCAGTCGGGTACAAGGACATGCTGCAGATCGCGGACAACTACCCCCGGGGCAGCGTGGTGGTGCTGGACCGGGCAGGCCACGGGCTCGAAGTAGAGCAGCAGCCGGTTTTCGAGTGCCTGGTCAACGAGTGGCTCGACCGGGTGCGAGGCCATGAAAGCTCACATTAA